The window TGTGATAGGTCGTTTTGTTTATTTTTTAGTTACTCACTTATCAAAGAAAACAACTAACTCTGACAGTATGTCTTAAAGAAATTCAACTAGTAGCAGTCGTTTGATGAGAATTGACTTGAAGTTTAAAATAAACCGTTTAATGACGATAAAATGGCATGATAAAAGGTGTTCAAATTTGAACACCTTTTTAGTCGTGATTAAATTAGTAGATAAATCTGTTAAAGAGCTAATTGATAAATAGCTAAGGCATCTTCTTTATAAATCTTAACGAAATTTCCGACTGATTCACAATGAGAAACGAGTTTTTGAGCTAATAACTCGATCTCATCAGTTGGTAAGTGAGCCTCTGTAAAGCGAGTGGGTAAGTTTAGTTCTTTAAAGAAATGTTCTAAACATTCAATGGCACGAAGTGCTGTTTCTTCTAAGTTGTTCAAGTTAATCTCTAAGTCAAACACACGATGACCAAATTGAGCAAATCGTTGAACATCATGCTTATAAACAAACTTCATCCAAGCTGGAAAGATAATCGCAAGTCCCGCTCCATGAGCAATGTCATATTGTCCACTTAGCTCATGTTCTAGTTCATGACTTGCCCAATCACCTAGACGCCCCACATCTAGACTACCATTGTGTGCAATCATACCAGCTAACATCAACTCTGCACGAAGGTCATAATTCATCGGATCGTTCATGACACGTCTACCGTTTTTAATAATGGCTTTCATGGTCGCTTCACATAAGCGATCGGTTACATCAACAGAAGGTTCATTTGTAAAATAACGTTCTAAAACATGTGCTAACATATCAGCAATTCCGCATGCTGTTTGATACATCGGTAACGTATAAGTTAATTCAGGATTTAAAATAGAGAAGACGGGGCGCATACTTGAATGACCGCAACTACGTTTTAAACCATTTTCTTCGTTAGTAATGACTGATCCACTACTTGTTTCACTTCCTGCAGCGGGAATCGTTAAAATCGTTCCAACTGGCAAACAGTCTTTTGTAATTGGTGTGCCACAGAATAAATCCCAAACATCTCCCTCATAAGGAACTCCAGCAGCGATGGCTTTCGCTGAGTCAATGACGCTTCCACCACCTACAGCTAAAATAAAGGTAATGTTTTGTTCTCGACACATCTTGATTCCTTCATGAACAAGTGAAAGTCGTGGATTTGGTTGAACCCCAGGTAATTCAATCACTTCGATGTTTGCATTGTTTAACGAAGTCAGTACCGTCTCATACAGTTTAGTTTTTTTGATCGAACCTCCACCATAATGAAGCAGAACTTTCGTTGTATATTGGGCTATTTCGTGACCAACTAATTTTTCAGTGTCTTTCCCAAAAATTAATTTAGTTCCATTTTGATAGGTGAAATTTCTCATTTAATCCCCTCCTAAGAGCAATCAGTCATTTGATCTTCATGAAAATTATTTATTTTATTGGTAAATATTAATCATACTTACTTATTTTAGCTTAAATACTGGATAAAATCCATGTAATAAGATAAGATATTATAGCGATACTAAGTTTAAGTAAGATAGATTGGAGTCATGATACATGATTACTAAATGGTTAATTAAATATTTAATTAAAAACAGTGACGAAGCTCAAAACGAGATGGTCAGACAACGCTATGTTTATGTCGCGGGAATAATCGGAATTCTTGCCAACTTATTATTATTTATTATTAAATTTTCAGTTGGAATTTTGGCTGGAAGTATAGCTGTCACAGCCGATGCGTTTAATAACTTTTCAGATACAGCTTCATCAGTCGTCACGATCATTGGGGTGAAATTAGCGAATCGTCCAGCTGATAAAGAGCATCCACATGGACATGGGCGTATTGAATATATTTCAGCATTAATTGTTGCTTTTATGGTCATGTTAGTGGGAGTTCAATTTATTCAATCATCAATCAGTCGAATCTTAAATCCAAGTGATGTGACATTTGAATGGATTTCGTTTGGTTTATTGGCTATCTCAGTTGTGGTTAAATTTTGGTTAAGCCGTTTTAATAAACAGATGGGAGAAACGATTAATTCTAACGCTTTAAAAGCTGCGTCAGTCGATGCACTAGGAGATGTTTTTACGTCTAGTACGGTATTACTGTCTTTTTTAGTGGCTCGATTTACGAGTTTTCCAATTGATGGATATGCTGGCGTTTTAGTCGCTTGTTTTATTTTATATGCAGGCTATACACTGGTAAAAGAAACAATCAGTCCGTTACTTGGAGAAGCCCCTGATGAAGAATTAGTCAGTCAAATCTATAATAAATTATTATCTTATCATCATATTACAGGAGCACATGATTTAATGATTCATAACTATGGAGTCGGACGAATTATTGCTTCCATTCATGCTGAAATTCCGGCGGATATTGATGTAATGACCATTCATGATATCATTGACGAGGCGGAGCGTCAAATTTCAGAGGAGTTAAACATTCATTTAGTCATCCATATGGATCCGGTTTGCATTGAAACAGAAGAGATTAAAATGATGAAGGGAGAGCTTGAACAAATTATTAAGCAACATCCTGTTATTATGTCGATGCATGACTTTAGAATTATTGGACACGAACCCAATAAAAATTTAATTTTTGACTTAGTCATTGATGGATCAAAGCTAACAAAGGAATTAACCGAAGAAAAAATTAAACAAGAAGTCATTGATAAAATTCAAACCGATCATCCCACTTATCGCTGCATTATTGTGATTGATCGAATGTATACATAAAAAAAGTAGCTCATCTTCAAAAGGTGAGCTACTTTTTTGAATTATAATGAGCAGTTTTCTAAAACATCATCAATATGTCCCGCTACTTTAACTTTACGATAAATCTTTGTAATGATTCCTGCTTCATCAATTAAAAAGGTTGATCGTTCGATCCCAATAGCTTTTTTACCATACATATTTTTTTCTTTTAAAACACCGTATAGGTTACAAACCGTTTCTTCTGTATCTGAAAGTAATAAGAAGGGTAATTCGTGTTTAGTTGTAAATTTTTCATGACTTGTAATTGTGTCACGACTAATTCCTAAGATGACAGCATTTTGTGCTTTAAATGATTCAATCGCATCTCGAAAGGCTTTTGCTTGGTTCGTACAACCAGGTGTATGATCACGAGGATAAAAGTATAAAATCACTTTACGTCCGCGATAATCACGTAATGAGTGTAATTGATGATCTGATCCCATTAACGTAAAGTCAGGAGCTTCCATTCCTTCCGTTAAAACGATAGATTTCATAGTAGTCACTTCCTTTTTGTAAAATTTGTTAGTCTTTAAAATTATTATGTGATAGATAAGTTAGATTGTAAAGAAATATGATAAGATAATCATGAAACTTTGTGTTAAAAGTTTGAGCAAAATAAAATGAGATTATACTTAATTAAAATAATGTTTTGAGGAAGTGTTAAATATGTTAATGATTCTGTCTCCTGCTAAAACCTTTAAGACAATGACATTAGAGTCTTGTAATTTATCACCTCATCTTCTTTTTACCGATAAAACAAAGGAATTAGTCAATCAACTCCAGCAGTATTCAAAGCAAGAGTTGGCTACTTTAATGAAAATGTCTGATACATTAGCAGAAATAAATGAGGAACGATTTAAAAACTTTTATCAGTTAAATCAGCAAGCCATGCCTGCTATTCATGCTTTTGAAGGGGAGGCTTATAAAGGATTGGATTCATTGACTTTAGATGAAGAGGCGCTACAGTTTTCTAATGAGTCATTTCGTATTTTATCGGGGCTTTATGGAGTTTTAAGACCATTTGATTTCATTAATCCTTATCGATTGGAGATGGGATTATCGTGGTCTGGACTTCATGGAAAAGATCTTTATACTTACTGGAAAGGGGAGTTAACGGATTACTTTTTAAGTGAATTAAAAGAAACAACAGGGGATCAAGTGTTGTTGAATTTAGCTTCTAAAGAATATAGTAAGGCGATTGATTTTAAACAAATAGAAAAACATTATAAAGTGATTACGGTTGAGTTTAAAGAACGAAAAGGCGAAGCGTACAAAGTAATTGGCATGTACGCCAAGCGAGCACGTGGTGAAATGGCACGCTATATTTTAATGAATCAAATTCATGACATGAATGAGCTGAAAGCCTTTAACGAGGGAGGATATGTGTTTAACGAAGACTTATCAAATGAAAAGACATGGATTTTTACAAGAGATTAATCATCTAAAAGTAGAGGTTATGTGATGATTGAAAAGAGAATCTCATGTCTTATGAAGTATTAGCAGGATAAAAAAAGCATCAAACGTAACTAAAGTGTTACGTTTGATGCTTTTTAAATATTTAGTTGTTGCTTTAAAATCGCTCTTTTATTTAAATCCAGTTGATATTTTTCATGTTGTTCAGTGAGCATTCGATCAATATAAAGGGCCTTATGTGGAAGACAATTTCTTGCCTTTATTCCTGTTAAATGCGTTAATAACTTTTCAGTTTGTTCGATATTAGTCTGTAGTTGATCATAGAGTTGTTTTAGTTCTTCATACGTAGATGTTTTATCATACGAATTTGACATACCAATCACCTCTTTATTCAAATTATTCCTGTTTTTGTTTATTTTATGTAATAATGATGAGAGTCCAAAAATTTTATCATCTAAAAAAAACTTAGGAGAAAGGGTGAGAACAGATGATTTTTTACTTTAGTGGAACTGGAAACAGTCAATCTATCGCAACACAAATGAGTCAAGAGCAAACAGAAACGCTCATTTCAATGAGTCAAGCCAGTCAAAAACAACAATTTGAATATGATTTAACGTCTGATGAGAAGTTGACTTTTGTGTTTCCAATTCATCACTTTGCTGCACCACCGTTAGTTATCGAATTTATTAGAAAGCTAACGTTTAAACATCAAATGCCTCATCAATTAGACGTGGTGGTGACGTATGGACATCACTATGGTGAGGTAGCGAAGCAAGTGATGAAGGAAGTAGAAGCTAAGAACTGGAAGCTTCATCATTTTTATGCCATTCATATGCCAGATAATCGTTTTAAATCATCAAGACAAGACATTCATGATCGATTGAATGAAGCCAAACATCAAGTTGAAAAAATGAATCAAGAGATGTTAGAGATGAAACAAACATCTGATATTAATAAGTGCGTTCAAGTAGGATGGGTGACTCAGATAGCGTCTACTTTATTACAGAATGTTGATAAAAAGATGAAAACTTTTGAAGTAAATGAAGATTGTATTTCATGTAAAATATGCGAAAGAATCTGTCCAGTAGGATGTATAAAAGTCGATCAAAAACCAAAATGGACAAAAAACTGTCATACGTGTTTAGCTTGTGTGAATTATTGTCCTAAATCAGCCATTACGATTAAACAACAAAAAAAGTTAGGTGGGCGATATACGCATCCAGACATTTTGTGGCATCACTTAAATAAGAACTAAGAAAAAAGATAGTTTGTTGCAGGAAGATCTGTCTAATGTGATTCAAATTTTATGAATAAAATGGAAGTCAATAAGATATAAGAAAAGACATAAAACACATATTATTGGAATAATAAACCATAAAAACACTGTGTAACCGGTTACCTATTTGTTGGAAGGGGTATTAATTTGTGAAAATTTATATTATAATAACAATCGTAATGAAGCCTATGATCAATTAAGGATTCACATGTTAGATCAATTATAGATGGTTTATAGTTATATAGGAGGACGATTTGTATGTTCAAGTATTTACAACGTACAGGTAAGGCGTTAATGCTTCCAATTGCAGCTTTACCTATTGCAGGGATTTTATTAGGAATTGGTGGGGCATTTTTAGGAATTTCAGGAATGACAGATGCACCAGCTATTTATCAGTCAATCGCTAACGGAATTAATAATTCAGCGTTCTTAACAGCGCTTTTAACGATTATGAATAATATCGGGAATATCGTGTTTGGTAACTTACCTATTTTATTCGCAGTTGGGGTAGCAGCTGGATTAGCGAAAAAAGATAAAGCAACAGCAGCATTAGCAGCTGTATTTGGTTTCTTTGTCATGAATGAAGTTATCTCGACTTTATTAGGATTAGGAATGACAAAATTAGGTGTGATTACACCTGATCAAGTCGGAGATTACGGAACTTATGTGACAACAAATGTCGGAATCTTCACGTTAAATATGTCAGTTTTTGGTGGGATTATTACAGGGATGGTAACATCTGCGTTACATAACAGATTCTTTAACATTCAATTCCATCCTGTATTATCATTCTTTGCAGGATCTCGTTTCGTACCAATCATTACTTCATTAGTAATGGCATTAGTTGGTGTGGTTTTAGCCTTTGTTTGGCCATTCGTTCAAGATGGAATTGGAGCATTAGCAAATGTTGTTAATTCATCAGGAATTTTTGGTTCATTCTTATTTGGATTAGTTGAACGTTCATGTGTGCCATTCGGATTACACCACGTATTCTATACACCATTCTGGTATGGATCTTTCGTTGAGGCTAACTTATTAATTGGTGGACAAGATGTTCTTGTTCAAGGAGCAAACACTGCTTACTTCGTTCAATTAGGTTCAATGGGAGATTTAGTAGGTTTAGATTCAGAAAGAATGCATGAAATTGTTATGGGAACAACAAGTTTCTTAGCTGGTAAATTCCCATTCATGATGTTCGGTTTACCAGGTGCGGCTTTAGCAATGTACAAATGTGCTAAACCTGAAAAACGTCAAGCTGTGGGTGGTTTATTAGGAGCTGCTGCATTAACAACTATTTTAACTGGTATTACTGAACCATTAGAATTCACATTCTTATTCGTTGCACCAGTGTTATTCGTTGTACATGCTGTATTTGCTGGATTATCATTCATGTTAATGGCAATGTTAGATGTATTCATCGGGATGACATTCTCTGGTGGATTAATTGACTTCGTTTTATTCGGATTATTACCTGCAGGAGCTGGTGTAGCGACTCATTGGTACTGGGTATTAGTTGTTGGTGTTGTTTACTTTGCTTTATACTTCGTTGTATTTAGCTTCTTAATTAAAAAATTAAACTTAAAAACACCAGGTCGTGAAGATGATAACGAAGAAGTAAAATTATTCTCTAAAAAAGACTTCCAAGAACGTAACGGTGGATCTGCAGAAGCAACAACAGCTACAGCTGGAACTGATGAATGGAAAGAAAAAGCACCATTAGTATTAGAAGCATTAGGTGGAGCAGAAAATATTGAGAACTTAGATGCATGTATTACACGTTTACGTGTTGAAGTTGGAGATACTTCTAAAGTTGATAAAGATCGCTTAAAAGCTTTAGGTGCGGCAGGAGTTATGGAAGTTAAAGGTGGAGTTCAAGCAATCTTCGGTGGAAACTCAAATACTCTTAAAAACTACATTTTAGATATTATTGGTGACTAATCACTTCAATAAAAATGACTAGCCAAGTGCTAGTCATTTTTATTATTTATCTTCAATGAATTCTTAATTTTTAAAAACTCATGTCGTTTATAAGTGTTTTCGATCATAATCTTTTGATGGTGACATTTAAGTTAAATGAAATCAAAAAAGACTAGTCACAAGCGACTAGTCTTCATGATCACTCACTCTACATTAAACCTTGACACATCATTTGATCATATAACGATTGATTCATCATGGATGCTTGATTCGTTGAAAATGAGGATTGGGTAACTGCTGGTTGACCCACCATTTGATTGTATGAGTTTGGTTGATTTCCCATGCTAGATGGTGACATCATAGGTGCTTGAGCACTGGGTTGAGCATAAGCAGTTGGTTGATTGACAACAGATGGCCCTGCTAAATATTCGTCATAACGATAAGATTCAACCGTTTCTTGACGATCAATAACATAGCTATGTTGATTATGGTGATGGTGGACATTTCGAACCACTACTGGAATGACGTGATCGACACGATGATAGTGATGTTGCTGCGGAACGCAAGTAACAGTTGGCTCAATAACTTGACAGCAAGTTTCATATTGACCCATTGGTGGTATAGTTGGCATCGGTGAACATCCCATTGGAGCACCACCCATGATTGGTGTACCTCCTACAACCGGGGCATTACCTGGACATCTCATATTTTGATTCATAATTTGCTACATCCTTTCACTTTGTAATTCAGTTACATGATAGTATATTAGAACTTTGTTAAAGGGTATTAACAATCGCCTAAGAAGTTGGGAATAAATTAATAATTATCTCAGTAGATAATCTATAACGAAATGATTTATAATATAAAAGAAATAAAGAGGTGATTACATGAAGACGATTATATATCCAAATTATGAACGTTGTATTTTAAATACAATGGCAACCATCATGAACTACTATGGTATTAAGACTGGGCATCAGACTTTACCAGAAGTTGAAGAAGTATTAGGTAAGAAGTATAAAAATGTTGTCTTAATGGTTTTTGATGGAATGGGGATAGATGCATTAGAAAAAAACCTAAAACCATCTGACTTTTTAAATCAACAGATTAAAGCTGAATTAACATCTGTTGTTCCATCAACGACAACAGCCGCTATGACAGCCTATTATGGCGGAAAATCGCCATTTGAACATGGATGGCTAGGATGGTCGTTGTATTTTAAAGAATACGGTCGTTGTATTGATACGTTCATTAATACAGATAGTTATACAGGAGAAGCGCTAGCGTTTCCTCATGCCGGTCACGAATTAATGGGATATACTCATGTTTGTGATCAAGTGGAGGCAACGACTAACCATGAAGTGAAGGCCTACATGGTAGAACCAAGCTACATTAACTATAGAGGTAAAAATCAAAAAATAGGTGTAGATGATGCCAAAGGCTTCTTTAAAGAAGTAGAAAAGTTATGTCAAACAGATGAAGAAAAGTTTGTATTTGCTTATTGGACAGATCCTGATAAAACGATGCATTCAACAGGATGTTACTCAAAAGAAACAAAAGAAAAGTTACAAGAAATTAATGATTTATTAAAACAATTATCAGAAACGATGGAAGATACGTTAATTTTAGTGTCTGCCGATCATGGATTAATTGATGTTGAACCTAAGATTTATTTAAATGAGTATCCAGAATTAATGGATTGTTTTTTAATGCCGCCATTTATTGAGGGGCGTTTAATGTCATTTTTCATTCGTGAAGATTTAAAAGATGTCTTTAAAGAACGTTTTAATCAGTTATTTAGTGACGATTTTATTTTATTAACTCGCCAAGAAGCGCTTGAAAAAGGATTATTTGGTCCAGGTCAACCACATAAAAAGACTCTTGATTTTATCGGTGATTTTATTGCCTGTGCAACAAGTACAAAATTATTTGATTATATGCCAGTGATTAAAACGAAAAAGTTTGAGTTTACAGCGACACATGCGGGATTAACACGAGAAGAAATGTTAGTGCCATTAATTGTCGTAGAATCTAAATAAGTAAAATGAAGAAGTAAGTCAGGAGGCTTACTTCTTTTTTTATGCATGAAAATAATCAGAGAAGGTATCCTAAAAATGCAGCCTTCTCCTTTTTGTCATTAAATGTCTGAAAGGTTGACAAATTGACACGAATGTCGTATAATTTGAAACTCAGTTTCAAATTTAAGTTATGAGGTGAGACAATGACACAGTCAAAAGGATATCAAACCAGGCAAAGAAGTTTAATTTTAAACTACTTAGTCACCCATCGGAATCGTCATATTACAGCCGAAGAAATTATTCATCACTTTCAGTCAAATGGGATTCAGTTAGGAAAGTCGACCGTCTATCGCTATCTAAACTTATTATTAGAAAAAGGAACGATTAGAAAATATTTACGTGGAAGTGGTCCAACGGCTTGTTATCGATACGTTGAAGAGCAAACACCGGAAATGACTTGTCATTTAAAGTGTGAAAGATGTGGAAAAGTTCAAGATTTATCTTGCGAGGAAATAAAAATGATTGCGACTAGTTTTAGTGAAGAAATTGGCTTTCAATTAGATTTAAGCCATACCGTTTTTTTAGGTCAATGTCGCGAATGTGTCACCAAGTAAGATGTAAAAGAAGGAAGAGATAGTAAATGATAAAAAATATTTTAACCATTTATAAAACCGATCTGAAACGCATTTTTTCTAACTATGCGGCGATGATTGTCATTTTAGCACTGTGCATTTTACCATCCCTTTACGCTTGGTTTAATATCAAGGCATCATGGGATCCCTATGGACAAGAGGCAACGAGTCAAATTAAAATTGGTGTCATTAATAACGATAAAGGAACGACGTTTAATAATCGTGAAATCAATATTGGTGATGAGGTGGTTGATCAGTTAAAAGAAAATGACCTCATGGGATGGCAGTTTGTCAGTGAAGAAGAGGGCGATAAAGCATTAGAAGAGGGAGAGTTTTATGCAACCATTACCATTCCAGATAACTTTTCAAAAGATATTACCTCATTAGTAAGTAGTGAGGTAAAAAAGGGTGAAATCATTTATCGCGTCAATGAAAAAATTAATGCGATTGCTCCTAAACTAACGAGTAAAGGTGCAACAGGTGTTCAAGAAAATATTAATAAAACCATCGTGGAAACAGTCAGTGGAATTTTATTTGAAAGTGGAAAAGAGCTTGGCTTAGAAATCCAAGAAACAGTTTTACCTCAACTTTCAACAGTTTATCATCAACTAGAGGAGTTAATTTCAAAGTTTGATGAGATGAATGAATTGGTTCAAACTGCGCATCAAGGTGGCATTCAGTTAAAGGATTTAATTGCATCCATTCAAACCGATTTACCACTCATTAGTGAAACCATTGTGTCAGCACAAGCAACGGTGACTTCGTTAGAGAGTTTCATTGAGACTTCAAAATCGTCTTTAGCAGACTTTATGCCAACCTTAAAAGAAGATATATCATTAGTTCAATCTATTGCTAATGACTTATTAACTTACACAGAGGAGCTAAAACAGGCGATTGTAAACGGTACTGAGCAAGCACCACAATTAGTGTCGAATTTAATTAGCAAAATAGAAAGTACCCAAGGGCTCATTCAGTCACTGGTTAAGATTTTGGAGACGTTTAATAAGTTTCCTGCCGGAAAATTAGATGAGGTTATCAACCAACTAACGGATACATCTAATCAGCTCGATCAAGCCAAAGTGGTGTTAAATCAAGTGTATGAAAGTCTTCTTAAAGGAGGAGAACCAGATTTAACGGCATTAAATAAAGTTGAAACGCTACTCACTAATGTATCCACGACTATGGAAGATATTTATAACCGTTTTGATACAGCAATTACGCCAGCTTTAAATGAAGTGATTAACGAGGCATATGTGACGGCTGATCATGTACTAACAGTGTTAAAGGAAGCACAAAATAAACTTCCAGAGGTTGAATCGTTATTAAATACAGCCTATGAAGGAGCAGATAAAGGAATTAATGCGATTGAGTATGTTAATTCTAGTTTGCCAAAGGCAGAGGATAAGGTCAAAGAAATCACCTCAAAACTTGGTGACATTAATAATAGTCAAGATTTAAAAGAAGTATTGTCTATCTTACAAGAGGCGGTCACTGAACGTCAAAACTTTATGACTTCACCAGTTGATTTAGTCGAAGAGACCATCTTTCCAATGCATAACTATGGTACAGCGATGACGCCTTTTTACAGTGTTTTAGCTCAATGGGTCGGAATCACGTTATTAATCTCTATCTTATCTGTACATGCTTTAGGTAATTATCGTCCAATTGAAGAGTACTTTGGTAAATTTTTATTGTTTGCCACGATCGCACTGATTCAAGGATTAATTATTGCTTTAGGCGACTTATACTTATTAAACATTTACTGTGTTAATCCAACCCTATTTATCGTTGGTTCATTATTAACGAGTGTCACATTTACTTTTATTATTTATTCACTCGTTTCTGTATTTGGAAATGTAGGGAAAGTGATCTCAATTATTTTACTTGTTTTACAAGTCGCGGGATCAGGAGGAACGTTTCCTATTCAATTAACGCCTAGATTTTTTCAAGTGATTCATCCGTTTTTACCATTTACTTATGCGATTTCATTTGCACGCGAAGCCATCGGGGGTGTAGTCGTGACTGTTTTAATGAAAGATATCGTCATTATGTTGATCTATATGGTCATGGTTATGTTAGTTTCCATCTTTTTAAAGAAACCTATTAATAAGCTATTATTTGGATTTGCCGAAAAGTTTGAAGAAAGTCAATTAGGAGAATAATCGCATGTTAAACATGCGATTTTCTTCAATTTAAAGGGTTTAATCATGAAAAAAGTTGACACTAATTTAGGGTTGTGATATAAATGAAATATAAATATTAGCACTCTATTATAACGAGTGATAAAACAGAGGAGCGATCAAGTTGAAACAATTTAAAGCTGAATCAAAGCGATTATTAGACTTAATGATTAACTCAATTTACACACATCGTGAAATTTTCTTACGCGAGCTTATTTCAAACGCAAGTGATGCAATCGATAAACTTTATTATAAAGCTTTAACGGATTCTAATCTAACATTCAATGCAGATGACTATTTTATTAAAGTGTCAGTGGACGAAGCAAATCGTCAAATTACGATTTCAGATACAGGAATTGGGATGACTGAAGCAGAGTTAGATGAGCACTTAGGAGTTATTGCAAAAAGTGGTTCATTACAATTCAAAAAAGATACAGAATTAGAAGATGGACATGACATTATCGGACAATTCGGAGTTGGATTTTATTCAGCTTTCTTAGTTGCAGATAAAGTAACGGTTATTACAAAATCATTAACATCAGACACAGCTTATAAATGGGAATCTTGCGGAGCTGATGGATACACGATTGAACCATGTGAAAAAGCGACGGTTGGAACAGACATCATCTTAACAGTGAAAGAAAATACAGAAGATGAGAATTTCGATGAGTATTTAGATGTTTATAAATTAAAATCAATTATTAAAAAATATTCAGATTTCATTCGTTACCCAATTAAAATGGACTTAACACGTTCACAATTAAAAGAAGGTACTGAAAATGAATACGAAGAAATTACTGAAGAACAAACAGTAAATAGTATGGTTCCAATTTGGAAGAAAAATAAACGTGAATTAACAGATGAAGATTATGAAAACTTCTATAATGAAAAACATTTTGGATTTGACAAACCATTAGCTCATGTTCATTTAAGTGTCGATGGAACGGTAAGCTACAATGCGATTTTATACATTCCAGAAAAAATGCCATACGATTTTTATACAACAGAGTATGAAAAAGGATTAGAACTTTATTCAAGTGGTGTATTAATTATGAATAAATGTTCAGATTTATTACCAGACTACTTTAGCTTTGTTAAAGGGATTGTGGATTCAGAAGATTTATCATTAAACATTTCACGTGAAATTTTACAACATGACCGCCAATTAAAATTAATTGCTAAAAACATTAAAACAAAAATTAAAAATGAAT of the Turicibacter sp. TJ11 genome contains:
- a CDS encoding Fur family transcriptional regulator, with the translated sequence MTQSKGYQTRQRSLILNYLVTHRNRHITAEEIIHHFQSNGIQLGKSTVYRYLNLLLEKGTIRKYLRGSGPTACYRYVEEQTPEMTCHLKCERCGKVQDLSCEEIKMIATSFSEEIGFQLDLSHTVFLGQCRECVTK
- a CDS encoding YhgE/Pip domain-containing protein produces the protein MIKNILTIYKTDLKRIFSNYAAMIVILALCILPSLYAWFNIKASWDPYGQEATSQIKIGVINNDKGTTFNNREINIGDEVVDQLKENDLMGWQFVSEEEGDKALEEGEFYATITIPDNFSKDITSLVSSEVKKGEIIYRVNEKINAIAPKLTSKGATGVQENINKTIVETVSGILFESGKELGLEIQETVLPQLSTVYHQLEELISKFDEMNELVQTAHQGGIQLKDLIASIQTDLPLISETIVSAQATVTSLESFIETSKSSLADFMPTLKEDISLVQSIANDLLTYTEELKQAIVNGTEQAPQLVSNLISKIESTQGLIQSLVKILETFNKFPAGKLDEVINQLTDTSNQLDQAKVVLNQVYESLLKGGEPDLTALNKVETLLTNVSTTMEDIYNRFDTAITPALNEVINEAYVTADHVLTVLKEAQNKLPEVESLLNTAYEGADKGINAIEYVNSSLPKAEDKVKEITSKLGDINNSQDLKEVLSILQEAVTERQNFMTSPVDLVEETIFPMHNYGTAMTPFYSVLAQWVGITLLISILSVHALGNYRPIEEYFGKFLLFATIALIQGLIIALGDLYLLNIYCVNPTLFIVGSLLTSVTFTFIIYSLVSVFGNVGKVISIILLVLQVAGSGGTFPIQLTPRFFQVIHPFLPFTYAISFAREAIGGVVVTVLMKDIVIMLIYMVMVMLVSIFLKKPINKLLFGFAEKFEESQLGE
- the htpG gene encoding molecular chaperone HtpG, giving the protein MINSIYTHREIFLRELISNASDAIDKLYYKALTDSNLTFNADDYFIKVSVDEANRQITISDTGIGMTEAELDEHLGVIAKSGSLQFKKDTELEDGHDIIGQFGVGFYSAFLVADKVTVITKSLTSDTAYKWESCGADGYTIEPCEKATVGTDIILTVKENTEDENFDEYLDVYKLKSIIKKYSDFIRYPIKMDLTRSQLKEGTENEYEEITEEQTVNSMVPIWKKNKRELTDEDYENFYNEKHFGFDKPLAHVHLSVDGTVSYNAILYIPEKMPYDFYTTEYEKGLELYSSGVLIMNKCSDLLPDYFSFVKGIVDSEDLSLNISREILQHDRQLKLIAKNIKTKIKNELEKMIKNDREKYETFYQSFGRQLKYGVYSDFGANKDVLQDLLMFASSHEDKLVTLDEYVSRMKEDQTHIYYAVGESIDRIKKLPQSEAVLDKGYEILYFTEDIDEFAIKMLMSYQDKEFKSVSSADLGLDTDAQDEEATKEFATLFETMTTALSGKVKSVRASRRLKSHPVCLANEGDLSIEMEKVLNAMPNAQQVKADKVLEVNVNHEVFKSLQNAYETDKEKFDLFTDVLYNQARLIEGLDIEDPVAFTNNVCQLMK
- a CDS encoding alkaline phosphatase family protein: MKTIIYPNYERCILNTMATIMNYYGIKTGHQTLPEVEEVLGKKYKNVVLMVFDGMGIDALEKNLKPSDFLNQQIKAELTSVVPSTTTAAMTAYYGGKSPFEHGWLGWSLYFKEYGRCIDTFINTDSYTGEALAFPHAGHELMGYTHVCDQVEATTNHEVKAYMVEPSYINYRGKNQKIGVDDAKGFFKEVEKLCQTDEEKFVFAYWTDPDKTMHSTGCYSKETKEKLQEINDLLKQLSETMEDTLILVSADHGLIDVEPKIYLNEYPELMDCFLMPPFIEGRLMSFFIREDLKDVFKERFNQLFSDDFILLTRQEALEKGLFGPGQPHKKTLDFIGDFIACATSTKLFDYMPVIKTKKFEFTATHAGLTREEMLVPLIVVESK